One stretch of Arachis duranensis cultivar V14167 chromosome 1, aradu.V14167.gnm2.J7QH, whole genome shotgun sequence DNA includes these proteins:
- the LOC107462520 gene encoding uncharacterized protein LOC107462520: MSSADTINANSAEFVKESVPGTSLEKQQDDTKIKAQVDAMWGQMKKGVSNDILRRFTSKSNSTGKRTAKKGAFNCLSYLGLAPKATESVGQAASCNGTVMEQSNTSDEAKKLAANALAAVKDDAAASSSGRGKLVITEVRDFAGQDIEVKKLLDFDSKEAMERAKVAAPSAVDAVLEQIKKKQKLSVLDKTKMDWGEFKEENKLEGELDAYKRSSDQYLDKVSFLQRTDYREFERERDARLALQARKRPDMREEPYE; this comes from the exons ATGAGCTCCGCTG ATACCATCAATGCAAATTCTGCTGAGTTTGTCAAAGAATCTGTTCCAGGGACAAGCCTGGAAAAACAGCAGGATGATACAA AAATAAAAGCTCAAGTTGATGCCATGTGGGGACAAATGAAGAAAGGAGTATCTAATGATATCCTCAGAAGGTTTACAAGCAAGTCTAATTCCACTGGAAAAAGAACTGCAAAGAAGGGAGCTTTT AATTGTTTGTCATATCTGGGGTTAGCACCAAAGGCAACTGAATCTGTTGGGCAAGCCGCTTCCTGTAATGGGACTGTAATGGAGCAGAGCAATACAAGTGATGAAGCCAAGAAGCTTGCTGCTAATGCTCTTGCAGCAGTGAAAGATGATGCTGCTGCTTCTTCCTCTGGCAGGGGAAAACTTGTG ATTACTGAGGTTCGGGACTTTGCTGGTCAAGACATTGAAGTAAAGAAACTCTTAGATTTTGACTCGAAGGAGGCAATGGAAAGAGCCAAAGTTGCTGCACCTTCTGCGGTGGATGCTGTCCTTGAACAAATCAAGAAGAAGCAAAAGCTCAGTGTACTTGATAAGACCAAAATGGACTGGGGAGAGTTTAAGGAAGAAAATAAACTGGAAGGGGAGCTTGATGCTTACAAGAGGAGTTCAGACCAGTATCTAGATAAGGTCTCCTTCTTGCAGCGAACAGATTACCGCGAGtttgagagggagagagatgcaAGACTGGCTTTGCAAGCCAGGAAGCGGCCAGATATGCGAGAGGAGCCATATGAATGA
- the LOC107462509 gene encoding probable protein phosphatase 2C 2, which yields MIVSQNMVAEAEIICKQSIPMLDMKYHLCVTQEQNVKIEVSPTSPSVPIFGQGACSEVQDSILETPVIEFVPNVRSGSFAEIGPRISMDDEHIRIDDLAGHLGFVFKCPMPSAFYAVFDGHGGPEAAAFVKRNAMRLFFEDAHMLQSYDTDSLFLKKLEDTHRRAFIRADLALADEQSVSSSCGTTALTALILGNHLLVANAGDCRAVLCRRGTAVEMSQDHRPSYLPERRRVEELGAFIDDGYLNGYLSVTRALGDWDFKFPLGIASPLIAEPDVQLVTLTEEDEFLIIGCDGIWDVMSSQVAVSLVRRGLRRHDDPQQSARELVKEALRLNTSDNLTVIVICLSPVQSIVESCSSPWRRRFKACNLSEETRNRLKSLSE from the exons ATGATTGTGAGCCAGAACATGGTAGCGGAAGCGGAGATTATCTGTAAGCAGAGTATTCCGATGCTGGACATGAAGTATCATCTGTGCGTGACGCAAGAACAAAACGTTAAGATTGAGGTCTCGCCAACCTCTCCTTCTGTCCCCATATTTGGCCAA GGTGCATGCTCTGAGGTTCAAGATTCCATTTTGGAGACTCCTGTGATTGAGTTTGTTCCAAATGTGCGTTCTGGTAGCTTTGCAGAGATTGGACCACGCATATCTATGGATGATGAACACATTCGGATAGATGATCTAGCTGGCCACCTTGGATTTGTGTTCAAGTGTCCAATGCCGAGTGCATTTTATGCAGTTTTTGATGGGCATGGAGGGCCTGAAGCAGCTGcttttgttaagaggaatgctATGAGGTTATTTTTTGAAGATGCTCATATGCTGCAATCATATGACACCGATTCACTTTTTCTGAAGAAATTGGAAGACACTCATCGGAGAGCTTTTATACGGGCAGACCTTGCCTTGGCTGATGAACAGAGTGTTAGTAGTTCATGTGGGACTACAGCATTGACTGCCCTTATACTTGGAAATCATTTGCTGGTTGCCAATGCTGGAGACTGTCGAGCAGTTCTTTGCAGGAGAGGTACGGCTGTAGAGATGTCTCAAGATCATAGGCCAAGCTATTTGCCAGAAAGGAGGAGAGTGGAGGAATTGGGCGCCTTCATTGATGATGGATATCTTAATGGCTATCTTTCGGTAACTCGTGCCCTGGGTGATTGGGACTTTAAGTTTCCACTTGGTATTGCATCCCCTCTTATAGCAGAGCCAGATGTTCAACTGGTTACTTTGACCGAAGAGGATGAGTTCTTAATCATTGGGTGTGACGGGATCTGGGATGTTATGTCCAGCCAAGTTGCCGTTAGCCTTGTTCGTCGCGGATTAAGAAGGCATGACGACCCACAGCAAAGTGCCCGGGAACTGGTGAAGGAAGCATTGCGCCTAAATACATCAGACAATCTCACTGTGATTGTCATATGCTTGTCCCCTGTCCAAAGCATTGTTGAGTCATGTTCTTCGCCCTGGAGAAGAAGATTCAAGGCTTGTAACCTGTCTGAAGAGACCCGAAATAGATTGAAAAGCTTGTCAGAGTAA
- the LOC107462543 gene encoding uncharacterized protein LOC107462543 isoform X1: MMYISRLGRATVYPFASAIQKCHLFLFQRSHLISTTSQPVSCLTDKCEFSQESALKLFRPSKADSIIAFFRIHGFSDSQITKITTRVPALLRCNPNKRILPKLQFLASKGASNSDILRIVTGNPELLLLGLKNGIVPAFDLIRRFLSSDEKTMNCVISSPASMGHFYVSKNVKLLLDEGLTHSHIKRLFQCRPSILASSNLWKTVAEVKKLGIDPSLMNFSVALMAKKAVAKSGWDAKVEACKTWGWSEEQFSDVFRKHPQIMLRSEKKIIAVMSFWVGKLGWDPSLLCVAPVIFGLSLEKRVIPRALVVQYLLSKGLMKKDASLATPFYLTDKKFLERYVTRFEKHHSSQLLKLLHSKTC; the protein is encoded by the exons ATGATGTACATATCTCGATTAGGAAGAGCTACTGTGTACCCATTTGCATCTGCAATCCAGAAATGCcacctttttcttttccaaCGCTCACACTTGATCTCAACCACTTCCCAACCAGTATCGTGCCTCACAGATAAGTGTGAATTCTCCCAAGAATCTGCTCTCAAATTATTCAGACCCAGCAAGGCCGATTCAATCATCGCATTTTTCAGAATCCACGGTTTCTCAGATTCCCAGATCACCAAAATAACAACTAGGGTACCGGCTCTCCTACGCTGTAACCCTAACAAAAGGATTTTACCAAAGTTACAATTTTTAGCCTCCAAAGGTGCTTCTAACTCTGACATTCTCCGAATTGTAACTGGCAACCCCGAATTACTGCTTCTTGGCCTCAAGAACGGTATAGTTCCTGCTTTTGATTTGATTAGGAGGTTCTTATCCTCTGATGAAAAAACCATGAATTGTGTAATTTCATCCCCTGCATCCATGGGTCACTTCTATGTAAGCAAGAATGTGAAATTGCTTCTTGATGAGGGCTTAACTCATTCCCACATTAAGCGCTTGTTTCAATGCAGGCCTTCTATATTAGCCAGTTCTAATTTGTGGAAAACTGTGGCAGAAGTGAAGAAATTAGGGATTGATCCTTCTTTGATGAATTTCAGTGTGGCATTGATGGCTAAGAAGGCTGTGGCGAAATCCGGGTGGGATGCCAAAGTTGAAGCCTGTAAGACTTGGGGTTGGTCGGAGGAACAGTTTTCCGATGTGTTTAGGAAGCATCCGCAGATCATGCTTCGGTCCGAGAAGAAAATCATAGCAGTCATGAGCTTTTGGGTTGGTAAGCTTGGTTGGGATCCTTCGTTGCTGTGCGTGGCGCCGGTAATCTTTGGATTGAGCTTGGAAAAAAGGGTTATTCCAAGGGCTTTGGTTGTGCAGTATCTTCTCTCCAAAG GTTTGATGAAGAAGGATGCTAGCTTAGCTACACCATTTTATCTGACTGACAAGAAGTTCCTGGAAAGATATGTGACACGTTTTGAGAAGCATCATTCATCTCAGCTATTAAAGCTATTACATAGCAAAACATGTTAG
- the LOC107462543 gene encoding uncharacterized protein LOC107462543 isoform X3, with translation MMYISRLGRATVYPFASAIQKCHLFLFQRSHLISTTSQPVSCLTDKCEFSQESALKLFRPSKADSIIAFFRIHGFSDSQITKITTRVPALLRCNPNKRILPKLQFLASKGASNSDILRIVTGNPELLLLGLKNGIVPAFDLIRRFLPSDKKTMNCVISSPASIGHFYVSKNVKLLLDEGLTHSHIKRLFQCRPSILSTSTLWKTVAEVKKLGIDPSLMNFSVALMAKKAVAKSGWDAKVEACKTWGWSEEQFSDVFRKHAQFMLRSEKKIIAVMSFWVGKLGWDPSVLCVAPVIFGLSLEKRIVPRALVVQYLLSKGLMKKDASLATPFYLTDKKFLERYVTRFEKHHSSQLLKLLHSKTC, from the exons ATGATGTACATATCTCGATTAGGAAGAGCTACTGTGTACCCATTTGCATCTGCAATCCAGAAATGCcacctttttcttttccaaCGCTCACACTTGATCTCAACCACTTCCCAACCAGTATCGTGCCTCACAGATAAGTGTGAATTCTCCCAAGAATCTGCTCTCAAATTATTCAGACCCAGCAAGGCCGATTCAATCATCGCATTTTTCAGAATCCACGGTTTCTCAGATTCCCAGATCACCAAAATAACAACTAGGGTACCGGCTCTCCTACGCTGTAACCCTAACAAAAGGATTTTACCAAAGTTACAATTTTTAGCCTCCAAAGGTGCTTCTAACTCTGACATTCTCCGAATTGTAACTGGCAACCCCGAATTACTGCTTCTTGGCCTCAAGAACGGTATAGTTCCTGCTTTTGATTTGATTAGGAG GTTCTTACCCTCTGATAAAAAAACCATGAATTGTGTAATTTCATCCCCTGCATCCATTGGTCACTTCTATGTAAGCAAGAATGTGAAATTGCTTCTTGATGAGGGCTTAACTCATTCCCACATTAAGCGCTTGTTTCAATGCAGGCCTTCTATATTATCCACTTCTACTTTGTGGAAAACTGTGGCAGAAGTGAAGAAATTAGGGATTGATCCTTCTTTGATGAATTTCAGTGTGGCATTGATGGCTAAGAAGGCTGTGGCGAAATCCGGGTGGGATGCCAAAGTTGAAGCCTGTAAGACTTGGGGTTGGTCGGAGGAACAGTTTTCCGATGTGTTTAGGAAGCATGCGCAGTTTATGCTTCGGTCCGAGAAGAAAATCATAGCAGTCATGAGCTTTTGGGTTGGTAAGCTTGGTTGGGATCCTTCGGTGCTGTGCGTGGCGCCGGTAATCTTTGGATTGAGCTTGGAGAAAAGGATTGTTCCAAGGGCTTTGGTTGTGCAGTATCTTCTCTCCAAAGGTTTGATGAAGAAGGATGCTAGCTTAGCTACACCATTTTATCTGACTGACAAGAAGTTCCTGGAAAGATATGTGACACGTTTTGAGAAGCATCATTCATCTCAGCTATTAAAGCTATTACATAGCAAAACATGTTAG
- the LOC107462497 gene encoding dihydrolipoyl dehydrogenase, mitochondrial, whose translation MAMANLARRKGYQLATKSVSSETLRYSLSLSSFIRSRGFASGSDENDVVVIGGGPGGYVAAIKAAQLGLKTTCIEKRGALGGTCLNVGCIPSKALLHSSHMYHEAQHAFANHGIKFSSVEVDLAAMMAQKDKAVSNLTRGIEGLFKKNKVSYVKGYGKFVSPSEVSVETLDGGNTVVKGKHIIIATGSDVKSLPGVTIDEKKIVSSTGALALTEIPKKLVVIGAGYIGLEMGSVWGRIGSEVTVVEFAPDIVPSMDGEVRKQFQRSLEKQGMKFMLKTKVVGVDTSGDGVKLTLEPAAGGEQTTLEADVVLVSAGRTPFTAGLALDKIGVETDKIGRILVNERFATNVSGVYAIGDVIPGPMLAHKAEEDGVACVEYIAGKVGHVDYDKVPGVVYTNPEVASVGKTEEQVKELGVEYRVGKFPFMANSRAKAIDNAEGLVKILAEKETDKILGVHIMAPNAGELIHEAAIALQYDASSEDIARVCHAHPTMSEAVKEAAMATYDKPIHI comes from the exons atggcTATGGCGAACTTGGCGAGGAGAAAGGGTTACCAGCTTGCGACGAAGAGCGTGTCATCGGAGACGCTTAGATACTCTCTCTCGCTCTCTTCGTTCATTAGGTCGAGAGGATTCGCCTCTGGATCTGATGAAAACGACGTCGTCGTCATCGGAGGTGGCCCCGGCGGCTACGTCGCTGCCATCAAGGCGGCTCAGCTCGGTCTCAAGACCACTTGCATCGAGAAGCGCGGCGCCCTCGGTGGCACCTGCCTCAACGTTGGATGCATCCCTTCCAAG GCGCTCTTGCATTCTTCCCACATGTACCATGAGGCCCAACATGCATTTGCCAACCATGGGATCAAGTTCTCCTCTGTTGAGGTTGATTTGGCAGCCATGATGGCTCAAAAAGATAAAGCTGTTTCTAATCTTACCCGGGGTATTGAAGGTTTGTTCAAGAAAAACAAGGTGAGCTATGTCAAAGGATATGGTAAATTTGTTTCGCCCTCTGAAGTATCAGTGGAAACCCTCGATGGTGGGAATACTGTCGTGAAGGGCAAGCATATCATAATTGCCACCGGTTCAGACGTGAAATCTTTGCCTGGTGTTACGattgatgaaaagaaaattgtatCATCTACAGGAGCTCTTGCTTTAACTGAAATCCCCAAGAAACTTGTGGTCATTGGGGCTGGCTATATTGGCCTAGAGATGGGATCGGTATGGGGCCGAATTGGATCCGAGGTGACTGTTGTGGAGTTTGCACCGGATATTGTTCCATCCATGGATGGGGAAGTTCGCAAGCAGTTTCAACGTTCTCTTGAGAAGCAAGGCATGAAGTTCATGCTGAAGACTAAGGTGGTTGGAGTTGATACTTCTGGGGATGGCGTGAAGCTGACCCTTGAACCAGCTGCCGGTGGTGAACAGACCACGCTTGAAGCAGATGTTGTTCTTGTATCTGCTGGCAGGACTCCATTCACTGCTGGACTTGCGTTAGACAAGATAGGAGTGGAAACAGACAAGATAGGGCGTATTTTGGTAAATGAAAGATTTGCCACAAATGTTTCAGGTGTGTATGCAATTGGAGATGTAATTCCAGGCCCCATGTTGGCACACAAGGCAGAAGAAGATGGAGTTGCTTGTGTTGAGTACATAGCTGGTAAGGTTGGCCATGTGGACTATGACAAGGTCCCCGGTGTTGTCTATACAAACCCGGAGGTCGCATCTGTTGGGAAGACAGAGGAACAGGTAAAGGAACTCGGTGTTGAGTACCGTGTTGGGAAGTTCCCTTTCATGGCTAACAGCAGGGCTAAGGCAATCGACAATGCTGAAGGATTAGTAAAAATATTGGCCGAAAAGGAGACAGACAAGATATTGGGAGTGCATATTATGGCACCCAATGCAGGAGAGCTCATCCACGAAGCAGCAATAGCATTGCAGTATGATGCATCGAGTGAGGACATCGCACGTGTTTGCCATGCACATCCAACAATGAGTGAGGCTGTGAAAGAAGCCGCCATGGCCACCTATGACAAGCCAATTCACATTTGA
- the LOC107462543 gene encoding uncharacterized protein LOC107462543 isoform X2, translating into MMYISRLGRATVYPFASAIQKCHLFLFQRSHLISTTSQPVSCLTDKCEFSQESALKLFRPSKADSIIAFFRIHGFSDSQITKITTRVPALLRCNPNKRILPKLQFLASKGASNSDILRIVTGYPELLLLGLKNSIVPAFDLIRRFLPSDKKTMNCVISSPASIGHFYVSKNVKLLLDEGLTHSHIKRLFQCRPSILSTSTLWKTVAEVKKLGIDPSLMNFSVALMAKKAVAKSGWDAKVEACKTWGWSEEQFSDVFRKHAQFMLRSEKKIIAVMSFWVGKLGWDPSVLCVAPVIFGLSLEKRIVPRALVVQYLLSKGLMKKDASLATPFYLTDKKFLERYVTRFEKHHSSQLLKLLHSKTC; encoded by the exons ATGATGTACATATCTCGATTAGGAAGAGCTACTGTGTACCCATTTGCATCTGCAATCCAGAAATGCcacctttttcttttccaaCGCTCACACTTGATCTCAACCACTTCCCAACCAGTATCGTGCCTCACAGATAAGTGTGAATTCTCCCAAGAATCTGCTCTCAAATTATTCAGACCCAGCAAGGCCGATTCAATCATCGCATTTTTCAGAATCCACGGTTTCTCAGATTCCCAGATCACCAAAATAACAACTAGGGTACCGGCTCTCCTACGCTGTAACCCTAACAAAAGGATTTTACCAAAGTTACAATTTTTAGCCTCCAAAG GTGCTTCTAACTCTGACATTCTCCGAATTGTAACTGGCTACCCTGAATTACTGCTTCTTGGCCTCAAGAACAGTATAGTTCCTGCTTTTGATTTGATCAGGAGGTTCTTACCCTCTGATAAAAAAACCATGAATTGTGTAATTTCATCCCCTGCATCCATTGGTCACTTCTATGTAAGCAAGAATGTGAAATTGCTTCTTGATGAGGGCTTAACTCATTCCCACATTAAGCGCTTGTTTCAATGCAGGCCTTCTATATTATCCACTTCTACTTTGTGGAAAACTGTGGCAGAAGTGAAGAAATTAGGGATTGATCCTTCTTTGATGAATTTCAGTGTGGCATTGATGGCTAAGAAGGCTGTGGCGAAATCCGGGTGGGATGCCAAAGTTGAAGCCTGTAAGACTTGGGGTTGGTCGGAGGAACAGTTTTCCGATGTGTTTAGGAAGCATGCGCAGTTTATGCTTCGGTCCGAGAAGAAAATCATAGCAGTCATGAGCTTTTGGGTTGGTAAGCTTGGTTGGGATCCTTCGGTGCTGTGCGTGGCGCCGGTAATCTTTGGATTGAGCTTGGAGAAAAGGATTGTTCCAAGGGCTTTGGTTGTGCAGTATCTTCTCTCCAAAGGTTTGATGAAGAAGGATGCTAGCTTAGCTACACCATTTTATCTGACTGACAAGAAGTTCCTGGAAAGATATGTGACACGTTTTGAGAAGCATCATTCATCTCAGCTATTAAAGCTATTACATAGCAAAACATGTTAG